The Echinicola rosea genome has a segment encoding these proteins:
- a CDS encoding RteC domain-containing protein, protein MKHALQNIILEIHQKEDKISSQGKTLIDEAYEMTLYLQDLLFSAKGHIIENGFCNDAEEINFFRTIKPQILGKLIYYNKVYRIETACPVDNGKMYYGYFSTQLANLKREYMAHVCNTDFYRYYRSGRTDRDDTYFKRGNINYHDGLNSIVFEIDPLFSTFFDYKIARIIANELLYSYLLTKINPEENPDTILQKPESSNDVFWTDSKNALIELVYALHASGVISHGKIGIRKISLMFQILFRIPLGDLHHAFLRMKTRAGSRTAFLDQLKLSLEEYMDKDL, encoded by the coding sequence ATGAAACACGCTCTACAAAACATCATTTTGGAGATACACCAAAAGGAAGACAAGATTTCATCGCAAGGCAAAACATTGATTGATGAGGCCTACGAAATGACACTGTATCTCCAAGACCTACTATTCTCGGCTAAAGGACACATTATCGAGAATGGCTTCTGCAACGATGCTGAAGAAATCAACTTCTTCCGAACGATAAAACCGCAGATACTCGGTAAACTAATCTACTACAACAAGGTTTACCGCATTGAAACAGCCTGCCCCGTGGACAACGGGAAAATGTATTATGGATATTTTTCAACGCAGTTGGCCAACCTAAAACGGGAATACATGGCACATGTCTGTAATACCGATTTTTACCGTTATTACCGCTCAGGACGAACGGATCGTGACGACACCTATTTTAAGCGTGGAAATATCAATTACCACGATGGACTTAACAGTATAGTGTTCGAGATAGATCCGTTATTCTCAACTTTTTTTGATTACAAGATCGCAAGGATCATTGCCAATGAATTGCTTTATTCCTACCTGCTGACCAAAATCAATCCTGAAGAAAACCCGGACACCATATTGCAGAAGCCGGAAAGTTCCAATGACGTTTTCTGGACAGACAGCAAAAACGCGCTCATTGAATTGGTTTATGCACTTCACGCTTCCGGTGTTATTTCACATGGTAAGATCGGCATCCGAAAAATAAGCCTGATGTTCCAGATACTTTTCCGTATTCCTCTCGGAGACCTGCATCACGCTTTTCTCCGGATGAAAACCCGGGCTGGTTCGAGAACCGCATTTCTGGATCAGTTGAAATTATCTCTCGAAGAATACATGGATAAAGATCTTTGA
- a CDS encoding helix-turn-helix domain-containing protein — translation MNIDKVEFTAWMERIMGRFDILSDHLEDVQKKRNCIDGEELLDNQDLLQMLKISNRSLQRYRSIGKLPYYTISGKLYYKLSDVHRFIRESFRAPVPKTNANK, via the coding sequence ATGAATATTGATAAAGTGGAATTTACGGCATGGATGGAACGCATTATGGGGCGCTTTGACATACTTAGCGACCATTTAGAGGATGTGCAGAAAAAACGCAACTGCATAGATGGTGAGGAGTTGCTCGACAATCAGGATCTGCTCCAGATGCTAAAAATAAGTAACCGTTCCCTGCAACGCTACCGCTCCATCGGCAAGTTGCCCTATTACACCATAAGTGGAAAATTGTATTACAAGCTCTCCGACGTCCATCGCTTCATCCGTGAGAGTTTCAGGGCTCCGGTCCCCAAAACGAACGCCAACAAGTGA
- a CDS encoding DUF3945 domain-containing protein encodes MSEQTLDKPQVPEQLSDILLVLDKEKKKIQAVKSIDKNGKMETVDPTRKNQNQFMRVDRHGDFFSNFFSNFFSQLKNPTNFSFFKVPSPIAIDTADKMQKQVSSPTPEGEHLLKQHEIKPEIKEKQKQENQNDMETTQKTPETSEYRYKLEQIDWETMNNLGLGKERLEKMNLLEPLLKGYKTNELVPVSLNLGTAVTRMDARLSLQPNDDGQVVVAIHGIRKEPNLNFEFFGHKFTDEDKKNLLESGNMGRVVNLTNPKTGETLPSIVSVDRLTNELVALRTDFIRIPDEIKGVKLGDAQKQALMEGKPLYLEGMISRKGTEFAAMVQFNADKRYAEFLFDRNNSNRQTQSNVQNNQQNQPQEAPRTFRGKELDEEQYNKFKAGQTVYVDGLVDKKGQKYQGYITLNQETGRTEFSFRNPDKLKEQAKPTEPHKTQTAVNSEGKTNEATKNIKEPLKTAQQTPKDKKQQQQQEKPKTPAKARSRKM; translated from the coding sequence ATGAGTGAGCAAACGTTAGATAAACCACAAGTACCGGAACAACTCTCGGACATATTGCTGGTACTGGATAAGGAGAAAAAGAAAATCCAGGCTGTAAAAAGCATTGACAAAAATGGGAAAATGGAAACGGTTGATCCTACAAGGAAAAACCAGAACCAGTTTATGCGGGTGGACAGACATGGCGATTTCTTTTCCAACTTCTTCTCCAACTTTTTCAGCCAGTTGAAGAACCCCACCAACTTCTCTTTTTTCAAAGTTCCCTCACCTATTGCCATTGATACGGCGGATAAAATGCAAAAGCAGGTAAGCAGTCCAACTCCTGAAGGCGAACACCTACTAAAACAGCACGAGATCAAACCGGAAATAAAAGAGAAACAAAAACAAGAAAATCAAAATGATATGGAAACGACACAGAAAACCCCGGAAACCAGCGAATACCGCTACAAGCTGGAACAGATTGATTGGGAAACCATGAACAATCTTGGATTAGGTAAGGAGCGCCTTGAAAAAATGAACCTCCTTGAACCTTTACTGAAAGGCTATAAGACCAACGAACTTGTACCGGTAAGCCTAAACCTTGGTACTGCGGTAACCCGAATGGACGCCCGCTTATCCCTGCAACCCAATGATGACGGACAGGTGGTGGTTGCCATTCACGGCATCCGTAAAGAGCCAAACCTGAACTTTGAGTTTTTCGGCCATAAGTTTACCGATGAGGACAAGAAAAATCTACTCGAATCAGGAAATATGGGACGTGTGGTTAACCTGACCAATCCCAAAACAGGCGAAACACTTCCGTCCATTGTCAGCGTAGACAGGCTGACCAATGAACTGGTCGCATTACGGACGGATTTTATCAGAATCCCGGATGAGATCAAAGGGGTAAAACTGGGCGATGCGCAAAAACAAGCCTTAATGGAAGGTAAACCGCTTTATCTGGAAGGTATGATTTCCAGGAAAGGAACCGAGTTTGCGGCTATGGTTCAGTTCAACGCGGACAAACGCTATGCGGAGTTTCTTTTTGACAGGAACAATTCCAATCGGCAAACACAGAGCAATGTTCAAAACAATCAGCAAAACCAGCCGCAGGAAGCTCCACGAACATTCCGGGGCAAGGAACTGGACGAAGAGCAATACAATAAGTTCAAAGCCGGTCAAACGGTGTACGTAGATGGCCTGGTGGATAAAAAGGGGCAAAAATATCAGGGATATATCACGCTGAATCAGGAAACAGGCAGAACGGAATTTTCTTTCCGAAATCCTGATAAGCTCAAAGAGCAGGCAAAACCTACCGAACCCCACAAAACCCAAACAGCAGTCAACTCAGAGGGAAAAACCAACGAAGCTACCAAGAATATCAAAGAGCCTTTGAAGACAGCGCAACAAACCCCGAAAGACAAAAAACAGCAGCAACAACAGGAAAAACCCAAAACACCTGCAAAGGCCAGAAGCAGAAAAATGTAG
- a CDS encoding topoisomerase C-terminal repeat-containing protein — translation MEAYTKSITGELLQTSIAKDNSPELVCPKCKNQKLLIRDKIVKCPDEACNWVQFRIVCGVQIGIVDIESLVDNGKTSLIKGMKSKAGKTFDAYIVLNDKAESSFEFEKRKKK, via the coding sequence ATGGAGGCCTATACCAAATCCATCACCGGAGAACTGTTGCAAACTTCCATTGCCAAGGATAATTCACCCGAACTTGTCTGTCCGAAATGCAAAAATCAAAAACTGCTCATCCGGGATAAAATCGTGAAGTGTCCGGACGAGGCTTGCAATTGGGTCCAGTTTCGCATTGTTTGCGGCGTGCAAATCGGCATTGTTGATATTGAAAGCCTGGTGGATAACGGCAAAACATCGCTTATCAAAGGAATGAAAAGCAAGGCGGGAAAGACGTTCGATGCCTATATCGTCTTGAACGACAAAGCTGAAAGCTCCTTTGAATTTGAGAAGCGGAAAAAGAAATAG
- a CDS encoding type IV toxin-antitoxin system AbiEi family antitoxin → MASNPERRRLLEQIIPESMIVTRNWLMEEASLDKHAIDNLVKSEQLKLLWKGLYTRGSILLSWQSMVYTLQTVMKTDYVVGGLSALELKGFSHYIPVSQKETIRLYGNDKLPLWTNELSENIAFIRHTRNELFSGMERDISGKYTSSVSWKEGFKDLKISCPERACLEMLNDVPRKISFEHADQLIQGMTSLSPRTLQRLLEACTNVKVKRLFLWFASRHNYTWFSKLDTEHIALGSGNRVIAKEGELDKTYKITVPKDFQP, encoded by the coding sequence ATGGCATCCAATCCTGAAAGACGACGATTATTGGAACAGATAATACCCGAAAGTATGATTGTAACCCGTAACTGGCTTATGGAAGAGGCTTCTTTGGACAAACATGCCATAGACAACCTGGTAAAAAGCGAACAGTTGAAATTACTGTGGAAAGGGCTATATACAAGGGGGAGTATCCTGCTTTCCTGGCAAAGTATGGTCTATACCTTGCAAACCGTTATGAAAACGGATTATGTGGTAGGTGGGCTGTCGGCTCTTGAATTAAAAGGGTTTTCGCATTACATACCCGTTTCCCAAAAAGAAACCATCCGTCTATACGGTAATGATAAATTACCCTTATGGACGAACGAACTATCGGAAAACATAGCTTTTATACGCCATACCCGGAATGAACTTTTCTCCGGTATGGAAAGAGATATTTCCGGGAAATACACCAGTTCCGTTTCTTGGAAAGAAGGTTTCAAAGACCTGAAAATATCATGCCCGGAAAGAGCCTGCTTGGAAATGCTCAACGACGTTCCCAGAAAAATATCATTTGAACATGCAGATCAGCTCATACAAGGAATGACCTCCCTTTCCCCCCGAACCTTGCAACGATTATTGGAGGCGTGCACAAATGTCAAAGTCAAACGGCTTTTCCTTTGGTTCGCTTCAAGGCATAATTATACATGGTTTTCAAAGCTGGATACGGAACATATAGCCCTTGGGTCCGGCAACCGGGTAATTGCAAAGGAAGGAGAGCTTGATAAAACATATAAAATAACCGTACCCAAGGATTTTCAACCCTAA
- a CDS encoding nucleotidyl transferase AbiEii/AbiGii toxin family protein has product MKKDSIYYRQVQLLVRILPLLDSEKCFALKGGTAINLFYRELPRLSVDIDLLYLPSEGREEALANIREALSRLSELIKKTIPGIRIQNTHEQGNALRLILQVEDIRVKVELSPVIRGSVFPEVRMEVCETVEREFGYAEIQVASLPDLYAGKIAAALDRQHPRDLFDVKFLLENEGFTENLRKTFLVFLISHQRPMAELLAPHRKDIREIYESEFAQMAEVDISVEVLERTREQLVTVINKEMTPDERAFLLSFKERKPQWELLGLPNMEEVAHLPSVQWKLLNLSKMDEKKHRQAAEKLKEVLFNNKT; this is encoded by the coding sequence ATGAAGAAAGACAGTATTTATTACCGGCAGGTCCAGTTATTGGTACGCATCCTGCCACTTTTGGACAGTGAGAAATGTTTTGCCCTGAAGGGCGGAACCGCCATCAACCTTTTTTACAGGGAACTTCCCAGACTATCAGTTGATATTGATTTGCTCTACCTGCCCTCAGAGGGACGTGAAGAAGCACTCGCTAATATCCGTGAAGCATTATCGAGATTGAGCGAACTGATTAAGAAAACCATTCCGGGCATTCGCATACAGAACACGCACGAACAGGGGAACGCACTCCGTCTTATTCTGCAAGTGGAAGATATACGTGTCAAAGTGGAGTTGTCACCGGTTATCCGGGGATCGGTATTCCCTGAGGTTCGCATGGAAGTTTGTGAAACCGTAGAGCGTGAATTTGGTTACGCCGAAATACAGGTAGCATCATTACCCGATTTATACGCGGGGAAGATTGCCGCGGCATTGGACAGGCAACATCCCCGTGATTTGTTTGATGTAAAGTTTCTGCTCGAAAATGAGGGGTTTACGGAAAATCTACGAAAAACATTTCTTGTGTTCCTGATCAGCCACCAGCGACCAATGGCTGAACTGCTTGCGCCACACCGCAAAGACATACGTGAAATATATGAATCAGAATTCGCACAAATGGCAGAGGTGGATATTTCCGTAGAAGTACTGGAACGGACAAGGGAGCAACTGGTGACCGTTATCAATAAAGAAATGACTCCAGATGAGAGGGCATTTTTGTTGTCTTTTAAAGAACGAAAACCGCAATGGGAGTTATTGGGTCTGCCCAATATGGAGGAAGTCGCTCATTTGCCATCTGTTCAGTGGAAACTGCTCAATCTCTCAAAAATGGACGAAAAGAAACACAGGCAAGCAGCCGAGAAACTGAAAGAGGTACTTTTCAATAACAAAACGTGA
- a CDS encoding DUF1896 domain-containing protein, with amino-acid sequence MDTQRKDLSYFRLQLQELLNTSFPEKAFDTKFIDQRSSWAANAYEGAFMAGNPIEQCDEIANYILFEGLHFSRFDTVFQVVCNEFDTNMADEELRPFALKMLPICEPVFARYELTDDFAYGYEFDLLYTELTGTIAIWIEENGLQ; translated from the coding sequence ATGGATACGCAGCGAAAAGACTTGTCTTATTTCAGGCTACAGCTACAAGAACTATTAAATACCAGCTTTCCCGAAAAAGCTTTTGACACAAAATTTATAGACCAGCGTTCCTCCTGGGCTGCCAATGCCTATGAGGGCGCTTTTATGGCGGGAAATCCCATAGAACAATGCGATGAAATAGCAAATTACATTCTTTTTGAGGGCTTGCATTTTTCCAGATTCGATACCGTTTTCCAAGTGGTCTGCAATGAGTTCGACACCAATATGGCAGATGAGGAGTTGCGACCGTTCGCCCTGAAAATGCTCCCTATTTGTGAACCTGTTTTCGCTCGATATGAACTGACCGATGATTTCGCATACGGGTATGAGTTTGACCTGCTCTATACCGAACTCACCGGAACCATAGCCATCTGGATAGAGGAAAATGGGCTTCAGTAA
- a CDS encoding N-6 DNA methylase encodes MGFSKRQHLQQNIDALRIAFKLEKEKRQATVGERLLLMQYSGFGGLKFVLNPIANETDINHWRKTEHDLFPLTQELHQLLKENSQDDKQYRRYVDSMKSSVLTAFYTPPQVIDAISSTLRDSGLKMDKFLEPSAGIGSFIQSFSESQIPSITAYEKDLLTGKILKQLYPESNIRISGFEEIPEREQNTYDVVASNIPFGDTSVFDLSYSRSKDTAKVQAARSVHNYFFLKGTDMLREGGVLAYITSQGILNSPKNEPIRRALMENNNLVLAARLPNNLFTDYAGTEVGSDLIILQKNTAKQNLSEVEERFCQSRQTEYGTPGNAIFQDNTRIVHTDWKLDTDPYGQPALIYTHKDGTNGIAKDLKQMLS; translated from the coding sequence ATGGGCTTCAGTAAAAGGCAACATCTCCAACAGAATATTGATGCTTTACGGATTGCTTTTAAACTGGAAAAGGAGAAACGACAAGCCACCGTAGGCGAAAGACTGCTCTTGATGCAATACAGCGGATTTGGCGGTCTTAAATTCGTGCTGAACCCCATAGCAAACGAAACAGACATCAATCATTGGAGAAAAACCGAACACGATCTTTTTCCACTTACGCAGGAACTCCACCAGCTACTCAAAGAAAACTCCCAGGACGATAAGCAATATCGCAGATATGTGGATAGTATGAAAAGCTCCGTACTGACAGCTTTTTATACCCCGCCACAAGTCATTGATGCAATTTCATCAACCTTGCGTGACAGCGGTCTGAAGATGGATAAATTTCTAGAACCCTCCGCAGGAATTGGCTCATTCATCCAGTCCTTTTCAGAAAGCCAAATCCCAAGTATTACCGCTTATGAAAAAGATCTGCTCACCGGCAAGATTCTAAAGCAGCTATATCCCGAAAGTAATATCCGCATCAGCGGTTTTGAGGAAATACCCGAAAGGGAACAGAATACTTATGATGTGGTTGCCAGCAACATCCCGTTCGGCGATACTTCCGTGTTTGACCTTTCCTATTCTAGGAGTAAAGACACGGCAAAAGTACAGGCGGCCCGGAGCGTCCACAATTACTTTTTCCTGAAAGGAACGGATATGCTCCGTGAGGGTGGTGTATTAGCGTATATCACTTCACAGGGGATTCTAAATAGTCCGAAGAACGAGCCAATCCGCCGGGCATTGATGGAGAATAATAACCTGGTTTTAGCCGCTCGATTGCCCAATAACCTGTTTACCGACTATGCCGGAACAGAGGTTGGCAGCGATCTGATTATCCTCCAAAAGAACACGGCAAAGCAAAACCTGAGCGAAGTTGAAGAACGGTTTTGTCAAAGCAGGCAAACAGAATATGGCACCCCGGGTAATGCCATTTTTCAGGACAACACAAGAATTGTACATACCGACTGGAAATTAGACACTGATCCCTACGGACAGCCTGCATTAATCTACACGCATAAAGACGGTACGAATGGTATCGCTAAAGACCTCAAACAAATGCTTTCCTAA